In a single window of the Solea senegalensis isolate Sse05_10M linkage group LG1, IFAPA_SoseM_1, whole genome shotgun sequence genome:
- the LOC122775691 gene encoding kelch-like protein 34 has product MDSYSFLYSSSHRTVLLSGFQRLRSERKMCDVVLEARGVSFPCHRALLASSSEYFWALFGETTAERLAGSISLPALTPLGLDAILDFLYSGWINVSFSNIHAVLEAARYLQIETAVSICERFMIDGLNADNCCCYANLAEHHALSNALEAANQTIAMEMGTLLQESKDDLLNLNVQSLMAVLDADEIPGVKEVELLKLALDWLDENGPLPLLQSNLLLSRLRFGLVCTSDLTNLHHKAMATPLIRSQVTRALEYHRVGSAQPIRQSKQSTLRASVNRVLLVGGGSSVDCPEEQMLVFDPRYKKFSLLDSCLPLRLRNHCVCSVGGFLFVIGGEEVKEGDEDGIKSVTSSASNQVWRYDPRFNCWEHVESMLEMRAQFSCCVVDNVIYAIGGRHTRQDAETQTSVASVEFYDMTIGAWRRGATMPHPLYGHASTVLDSSIYVSGGLPGNQATAPGGNHGDTQEENRESSREVQCWDLKGRVWEKRASMSIARFSHRLATAHGYIYALLGMYEPFCDIERYDPQSDHWTRLRPLLIGTFNYGMVPMPSGNLLVFGGRRWSDGQELVMRTVLEYDKQKDHWREICKLPRPLTGTECTLLPLPD; this is encoded by the coding sequence ATGGATAGCTACTCCTTCCTCTACAGTTCCTCCCACAGAACCGTACTTCTCTCCGGCTTCCAGCGCCTGCGCTCTGAGAGGAAGATGTGTGATGTCGTCCTGGAGGCTAGGGGTGTTTCCTTCCCTTGTCATCGCGCCCTTTTGGCCAGCTCCAGCGAGTATTTTTGGGCTCTGTTTGGAGAGACTACTGCTGAGAGATTAGCGGGTTCCATTAGTCTCCCAGCGCTAACGCCCCTGGGTTTAGACGCCATTCTTGATTTCCTGTACTCGGGCTGGATCAACGTGTCATTCTCCAATATTCATGCTGTTCTGGAAGCAGCCAGGTACCTGCAAATTGAGACAGCCGTGTCGATATGTGAGCGCTTTATGATTGATGGTTTAAATGCTGACAACTGCTGTTGCTATGCTAACCTGGCTGAACACCATGCACTATCAAATGCACTTGAGGCTGCCAACCAAACCATTGCTATGGAGATGGGGACATTGCTTCAGGAGAgcaaggatgacctccttaatCTGAATGTCCAATCACTGATGGCGGTGCTTGACGCCGACGAGATACCTGGCGTCAAGGAGGTGGAGCTCCTGAAGCTGGCTTTGGATTGGCTGGATGAGAATGGACCCCTCCCTCTGTTACAATCAAATCTTCTTCTGAGTCGCCTGCGCTTTGGACTGGTCTGCACTTCTGATCTCACCAACCTCCACCACAAAGCCATGGCCACACCGTTAATCAGGAGTCAGGTGACCCGAGCTCTGGAGTACCACAGGGTTGGTTCAGCTCAGCCAATCAGGCAGAGCAAGCAGTCAACGCTACGGGCATCGGTGAACCGTGTGCTGCTCGTGGGTGGAGGTTCCAGCGTTGATTGTCCCGAAGAGCAGATGTTGGTGTTTGATCCAAGGTACAAGAAGTTTTCGTTACTGGACTCCTGTCTCCCGCTGCGACTGAGGAACCACTGTGTGTGCTCAGTGGGAGGTTTCCTCTTTGTGATTGGGGGGGAGGAAGTGAAAGAAGGAGATGAGGACGGCATTAAGTCTGTCACTTCATCTGCGTCCAATCAGGTGTGGCGGTACGATCCTCGCTTCAACTGCTGGGAGCATGTGGAGTCCATGCTGGAGATGCGGGCCCAGTTCAGCTGCTGTGTTGTAGACAATGTAATTTATGCAATCGGGGGGCGACACACACGACAGGACGCCGAGACGCAAACCTCGGTGGCATCTGTTGAGTTTTATGACATGACCATTGGAGCCTGGAGGAGAGGAGCGACAATGCCTCACCCTCTTTATGGCCATGCATCAACTGTGCTTGACAGCAGTATCTATGTGTCAGGTGGTCTCCCCGGCAACCAGGCTACTGCCCCTGGCGGTAACCACGGCGATACCCAGGAAGAAAACCgggagagcagcagagaggtcCAATGCTGGGACCTCAAAGGTCGAGTCTGGGAAAAGAGGGCATCCATGTCGATTGCCAGGTTCAGCCACCGACTGGCAACTGCCCATGGCTACATCTACGCCCTTTTGGGTATGTACGAGCCTTTCTGCGATATAGAACGATACGATCCGCAGTCAGACCACTGGACGCGCCTCCGACCACTTCTCATTGGCACCTTCAACTATGGGATGGTTCCAATGCCCTCAGGGAACCTGCTGGTGTTTGGAGGAAGAAGGTGGAGCGACGGACAGGAGCTGGTCATGAGGACCGTGTTGGAGTACGACAAACAGAAAGATCACTGGAGAGAGATCTGTAAACTGCCCAGACCTCTCACAGGGACTGAGTGCACACTGCTCCCGCTGCCAGACTGA